A stretch of DNA from Synechococcus sp. JA-3-3Ab:
TGCTCCCCACTGCCACACCCAAGAACGTGGTCATTAGTCTTCGCGCTGGACATTGGTATGTCTCCTTCAAGTATGAAGCTCCGGCGCCTCAGGTGGAGAAGACCGGGGAAGTTGTGGGAGTAGACTTAGGTATCAATCGCTTGGCCACCTGTTCCGACGGGGAAGTATTCGAGAATCCAAAGCCCTATTACAAAGCGAAGAAGCGTCTGGCCAGGCTGCAACGGCGACTGAGTCGTAAGCAGAAGGGATCCGCTAACCGTAAGAAGGCAGTAGCACAGCTCGCTAAGGCCCATAAGCGGGTGGCAGGCATTCGGCAAGACAATCTGCACAAGCTAACGACCTACCTGGCCAAGAAATATCGGGTAGTGGTGATTGAGGACTTGCAGGTGAAGAACCTGCTTAAGAACCACAAGCTGGCAGGAGCGCTGTCAGATTGTGGCTTTTACGAGTTTCGGCGACAGCTAGAGTATAAGGCCCGGCTCTACGGCTGTCAGGTGGTGGTGGCGGATAGGTTTTATCCGTCCAGCCAACTGTGTTCTCGCTGTGGGCACCGACAGAAGATGCCGCTACAGGAAAGGATGTTCTGCTGCCCGTGTTGTGGTCTGGAGCTAGACCGCGACTTGAATGCAGCCCTAAACCTGTTGCGGTGGTACAGAACTACCTCAAGCTCTGGGGGAAGTGACGCCTGTGGAGATCCCTCTGGCGGGGTGGTAGGGGTGAACTCTGCCGCTAGTCATGGGTCGCTGAAGCAGGAAGAAAGCAGCGATGCTGGGCAAAGTTCTGCTTTGTTCAGCGTTGCATAAGTCTTTCGGAGCGGCATCTACGACCACCTGATTCAGGGGGACTTGCTG
This window harbors:
- a CDS encoding RNA-guided endonuclease InsQ/TnpB family protein; the protein is MLLGFCTRLELNNRQKTLAAQHAGVARHAYNWGLAICKQAVESKQKLPTAIDLHKRLVAEVKKENPWYYQVSKCAPQQALRNLEQAFKRWRSGLGKFPRFKRKGVRDSFYLEGSIRISGDRIKVPILGWLRCAELLPTATPKNVVISLRAGHWYVSFKYEAPAPQVEKTGEVVGVDLGINRLATCSDGEVFENPKPYYKAKKRLARLQRRLSRKQKGSANRKKAVAQLAKAHKRVAGIRQDNLHKLTTYLAKKYRVVVIEDLQVKNLLKNHKLAGALSDCGFYEFRRQLEYKARLYGCQVVVADRFYPSSQLCSRCGHRQKMPLQERMFCCPCCGLELDRDLNAALNLLRWYRTTSSSGGSDACGDPSGGVVGVNSAASHGSLKQEESSDAGQSSALFSVA